One window of the Roseovarius sp. THAF9 genome contains the following:
- a CDS encoding adenosine kinase, with the protein MTKYQAVGIGNAVVDVISQTDDGFLSRMGIEKGIMQLIEQDRAEHLYDNMQNRTQMAGGSVANTIAGLGALGLGTAFIGRVSDDALGHDYAREMADVGVDFVNAPASDGELPTSRSMIFVSPDGERSMNTYLGISTELGPDDVDETVAGGAGLLFLEGYLFDKDKGKAAFLAAARACREAGGMAGITLSDPFCVDRHRADFRKLVTELDYVIGNEHEWCALYETEDLGAALEQAAAESGLIVCTRSGHDVVIVRGEETVTAPVEEITPVDTTGAGDQFAAGFLYGLATGASLQVAGRMGCIAAAEVITHYGARPDTDVRTLFKAEGLI; encoded by the coding sequence TTGACCAAATACCAAGCAGTGGGGATCGGCAACGCCGTCGTCGACGTGATCTCGCAAACGGATGACGGGTTCCTGTCCCGCATGGGCATCGAAAAAGGCATCATGCAACTGATCGAACAGGATCGGGCCGAACATCTTTACGACAACATGCAGAACCGCACCCAGATGGCCGGCGGCTCGGTCGCCAACACCATCGCCGGGCTGGGCGCGCTGGGCCTCGGCACCGCTTTCATCGGACGGGTCTCGGACGACGCGCTGGGCCATGATTACGCCCGCGAGATGGCAGATGTCGGCGTCGATTTCGTCAACGCGCCCGCAAGCGACGGCGAATTGCCCACGTCCCGCTCGATGATCTTCGTCTCACCCGACGGCGAACGGTCGATGAACACCTACCTCGGCATTTCCACCGAACTCGGCCCCGACGACGTCGACGAGACCGTCGCGGGCGGGGCCGGTCTGCTTTTTCTCGAGGGCTATCTCTTTGACAAGGACAAGGGCAAGGCCGCGTTCCTCGCCGCCGCCCGCGCCTGCCGCGAGGCGGGTGGCATGGCCGGCATCACCCTCTCGGACCCGTTCTGCGTCGACCGGCACCGCGCCGATTTCCGCAAGCTGGTGACCGAGCTCGACTATGTCATTGGCAACGAACACGAGTGGTGCGCGCTTTACGAAACCGAAGACCTCGGCGCCGCGCTGGAACAAGCCGCCGCCGAAAGCGGCCTGATCGTCTGCACCCGCTCGGGCCATGACGTGGTCATCGTGCGCGGAGAAGAGACCGTGACCGCCCCCGTAGAAGAGATCACACCCGTTGACACCACCGGCGCCGGCGACCAGTTCGCGGCGGGCTTTCTCTACGGGCTGGCCACCGGCGCGTCGCTTCAGGTCGCGGGCCGAATGGGCTGTATCGCCGCCGCCGAGGTCATCACCCATTATGGTGCCCGACCCGACACCGACGTCAGGACGCTTTTCAAGGCAGAAGGGCTGATCTGA